One genomic segment of Natrononativus amylolyticus includes these proteins:
- a CDS encoding alpha-amylase family glycosyl hydrolase, whose product MNEPGPPRFCAVGETVELAPRAPDSEATYAWTILETPDGSSLDPPSAPVWHLEPDVPGAYRLELEGPDGSDERLVRAFPDPRRTVELEVDRDALPAHDPEQVSVMGPFNDQLVGRCRPRLAGDTYVYETDLPPGTHSFGYVAGDDFENAVWDEVTVPGPGRPRLHLEGSLEDGEVVVTPEAVSGTDSEYADGELEVEYYPQGFSETAVSATTDGGARVDPAAIDGSGRLHAVAVGDRHSVADCLEIAVEDSNGAASGAAVTVSRPNDPPEWAESAVVYEIFVRSFTDDATFASFERRVPYLEHLGVDCVWLTPVLESPTDHGYHTTDYFDTASDLGTREAFESFVDRCHEADIRVVFDLVINHAARTHHTFDLSAADVPAYRDWYVWESIEDSGVTAADLEDSPGRQADPEAVGPPVRTRSDGTTEVAQYYFNWTNIPNLNYDSLAVRRFLLEVVEEWVDVVDGYRCDVAWGISNEFWMEVRDRLKSRDSEFLLLDETIPRDPEFAPLQFDVHYDTTLYGRLREIGRGERPAADVLEAATAPAREGFPDSSLHMRYVENHDEPRYLEACGPDALRAAAAAVLTLPGVPMIYYGQERGATGYRQPMPWEGDGELAAFHRRLVAARRESAALSRGDLADLEYETDAEAAVAFTRRTDAEAVVVALNFGAEPATVTVPMALESTDLVTGETVVLESTGDGTRLDVADVAVLPLAEPSP is encoded by the coding sequence ATGAACGAGCCCGGACCGCCCCGTTTCTGTGCCGTCGGCGAAACCGTCGAACTCGCGCCGCGGGCGCCCGACTCCGAGGCGACGTACGCGTGGACGATCCTCGAGACGCCCGACGGGAGTTCACTCGATCCCCCGTCGGCTCCCGTCTGGCACCTCGAACCCGACGTTCCCGGCGCCTACCGCCTCGAACTCGAGGGACCCGACGGGAGCGACGAGCGGCTGGTTCGCGCGTTTCCCGACCCGCGACGGACGGTCGAACTCGAGGTCGACCGCGACGCGCTCCCCGCCCACGATCCCGAGCAAGTGTCCGTGATGGGGCCGTTCAACGACCAGCTGGTCGGCCGCTGCCGACCGCGACTCGCGGGCGACACCTACGTCTACGAGACCGACCTCCCGCCCGGAACGCACAGCTTCGGGTACGTCGCCGGCGACGACTTCGAGAACGCCGTCTGGGACGAAGTGACGGTGCCGGGTCCCGGCCGGCCGCGGCTCCACCTCGAGGGCTCCCTCGAGGACGGCGAGGTCGTCGTCACCCCCGAGGCGGTTTCGGGTACCGACAGCGAGTACGCCGACGGAGAACTCGAGGTCGAGTACTATCCCCAGGGGTTCTCCGAAACCGCGGTCAGCGCGACAACCGACGGCGGCGCCCGGGTCGATCCCGCGGCAATCGACGGCTCCGGACGGCTGCACGCCGTCGCCGTCGGCGACCGTCACAGCGTCGCCGACTGCCTCGAGATCGCCGTCGAGGACTCGAACGGAGCCGCGAGCGGCGCTGCCGTCACCGTCAGCCGGCCCAACGACCCGCCGGAGTGGGCCGAAAGCGCGGTGGTCTACGAGATCTTCGTCCGGTCGTTCACCGACGACGCCACCTTCGCGTCGTTCGAGCGGCGGGTACCGTACCTCGAGCACCTGGGCGTCGACTGCGTCTGGCTCACGCCGGTGCTGGAGAGCCCGACGGACCACGGTTACCACACGACGGACTACTTCGACACCGCGAGCGACCTCGGCACCCGGGAGGCGTTCGAGTCGTTCGTCGACCGCTGTCACGAGGCCGACATCAGGGTGGTCTTCGATCTGGTGATCAACCACGCCGCCCGCACCCACCACACGTTCGACCTGAGCGCGGCGGACGTGCCGGCCTACCGCGACTGGTACGTCTGGGAGTCGATCGAGGACTCCGGCGTGACGGCGGCGGACCTCGAGGACTCGCCCGGCCGCCAGGCCGACCCCGAGGCGGTCGGACCGCCGGTTCGAACCCGGTCGGACGGGACGACGGAGGTCGCCCAGTACTACTTCAACTGGACCAACATTCCGAACCTGAACTACGACTCGCTCGCGGTGCGTCGGTTCCTGCTCGAGGTGGTCGAGGAATGGGTCGACGTCGTCGACGGCTACCGCTGCGACGTGGCCTGGGGGATCTCCAACGAGTTCTGGATGGAGGTGCGCGACCGCCTCAAGTCACGGGACTCCGAGTTCCTGCTGCTCGACGAGACGATCCCTCGAGATCCCGAGTTCGCACCGCTGCAGTTCGACGTCCACTACGACACCACGCTGTACGGACGTCTCCGGGAGATCGGCAGAGGTGAGCGTCCTGCGGCGGACGTACTCGAGGCCGCGACCGCGCCCGCCCGCGAGGGCTTCCCCGATTCGTCGCTACACATGCGCTACGTCGAGAACCACGACGAGCCCCGCTACCTCGAGGCCTGCGGCCCGGACGCTCTGCGGGCGGCCGCCGCTGCCGTCCTCACGCTGCCGGGCGTGCCGATGATCTACTACGGCCAGGAGCGGGGCGCGACGGGCTACCGCCAGCCGATGCCCTGGGAGGGCGACGGCGAGCTGGCGGCGTTCCACCGACGGCTCGTCGCCGCCCGCCGGGAGAGCGCGGCGCTCAGCCGCGGCGACCTCGCGGACCTCGAGTACGAAACCGACGCCGAGGCGGCGGTCGCGTTCACCCGGCGAACCGACGCGGAGGCGGTCGTCGTCGCGCTCAACTTCGGCGCGGAGCCGGCGACGGTTACGGTGCCGATGGCGCTCGAGTCGACTGATCTCGTCACCGGCGAGACGGTAGTCCTCGAGTCGACCGGGGACGGAACGCGACTCGACGTGGCCGACGTCGCGGTGCTCCCGCTCGCGGAGCCGTCTCCGTAG
- a CDS encoding glycoside hydrolase family 15 protein, with amino-acid sequence MTLRSALDDFKRHRGESTVFPGERRTTAGRFSGLEDRLVHVGRDGSLRDFSYPLAGLYGIDRSRFGLRCGAETRWLEDVESVSQRYAGETALVETRYETGDAVLERADLTIGRTHVTQFDLLEGGADVDGVAAFVAFAPGGREDRIGQLVFEERGIVEVYHRREHDFLASATGFDAVVGQLPERLPDVLSAEPAEYPNGDDTGQYEDGRLGGYVFGVVPLEDGRATVVTALREEPEREAALAELGATAREFADPAALRAAAEDQRPYDAAVPATVAADLRVLELLSAPGGGRIAGPDFDPHYEYSGGYGYTWFRDDGEISRFLLESETELGLADDLEAVHEDTVDFYAATQRPDGTWPHRVWPDDGTLAPGWANDRMTGAGVDYQADQTASVCSFLAAAVDAAPSRRERVDPIVARGLEGLDDTLAADGLPATCQNAWENMAGRFTHTAATYLHAYATIADAPFSTECRDRAAERAREVSDALDDLWVPERGIYALREREGELDDRLDSSTLALVDAHRASAEVADLDGRRLERLTSHVETTLEGLRHTTDAVDGLSRFEGDDWRTRDQRSEKIWTVSTAWGANAAALFATLSGEERFYGHARALLRELLPGGSLCLESGYLPEQVFDDGTPDSATPLGWPHAIRLATVAHLSSVDELEAVGADV; translated from the coding sequence ATGACGCTTCGCTCCGCACTGGACGATTTCAAACGCCACCGTGGCGAGTCCACGGTGTTTCCGGGCGAGCGCCGGACCACGGCGGGACGCTTCTCCGGGCTCGAGGACCGCCTCGTCCACGTCGGCCGCGACGGCTCGCTCCGGGACTTCTCCTACCCGCTCGCCGGGCTCTACGGAATCGACCGCTCCCGGTTCGGCCTCCGCTGCGGCGCCGAGACGCGCTGGCTCGAGGACGTCGAGTCGGTCTCACAGCGGTACGCCGGCGAGACGGCGCTCGTCGAAACGCGGTACGAGACGGGCGACGCCGTTCTCGAGCGCGCCGACCTCACGATCGGCCGGACGCACGTGACGCAGTTCGACCTGCTCGAGGGCGGCGCCGACGTCGACGGCGTCGCGGCGTTCGTCGCGTTCGCCCCCGGCGGCCGAGAGGACCGGATCGGCCAGCTCGTCTTCGAGGAGCGGGGAATCGTCGAGGTCTACCACCGGCGCGAGCACGACTTCCTCGCGAGCGCGACCGGCTTCGACGCCGTCGTCGGCCAGCTCCCCGAGCGCCTCCCGGACGTCCTGTCGGCGGAGCCGGCGGAGTACCCGAACGGCGACGACACCGGCCAGTACGAGGACGGCCGGCTGGGCGGCTACGTCTTCGGCGTCGTCCCGCTCGAGGACGGGCGCGCGACGGTCGTCACCGCCCTGCGCGAGGAACCCGAGCGCGAGGCGGCGCTCGCGGAACTCGGCGCCACCGCACGCGAGTTCGCTGATCCCGCCGCCCTGCGCGCGGCCGCCGAGGACCAGCGGCCGTACGACGCCGCCGTTCCCGCGACGGTCGCCGCGGATCTCCGGGTGCTCGAGTTGCTCTCCGCACCCGGCGGCGGTCGGATCGCCGGCCCCGACTTCGATCCCCACTACGAGTACTCCGGCGGCTACGGCTACACCTGGTTTCGCGACGACGGCGAGATTTCGCGGTTCCTCCTCGAGAGCGAGACGGAACTGGGGCTCGCCGACGACCTCGAGGCCGTCCACGAGGACACCGTCGACTTCTACGCGGCGACCCAGCGCCCCGACGGCACCTGGCCCCACCGCGTCTGGCCCGACGACGGCACGCTCGCCCCCGGCTGGGCGAACGATCGGATGACCGGCGCCGGCGTCGACTACCAGGCCGACCAGACCGCGAGCGTGTGCTCGTTTCTCGCGGCCGCCGTCGACGCCGCCCCGTCCCGACGCGAGCGGGTCGACCCGATCGTCGCGCGCGGACTCGAGGGGCTCGACGACACCCTGGCGGCCGACGGGCTCCCCGCCACCTGCCAGAACGCCTGGGAGAACATGGCCGGCCGGTTTACCCACACGGCGGCGACGTACCTCCACGCCTACGCGACGATCGCCGACGCGCCGTTTTCGACCGAGTGCCGCGACCGCGCCGCCGAGCGCGCTCGAGAGGTGTCCGACGCCCTCGACGATCTCTGGGTTCCGGAGCGAGGGATCTACGCGCTGCGCGAGCGCGAGGGCGAGCTCGACGACCGCCTCGACTCGAGCACGCTCGCGTTAGTCGACGCCCACCGCGCCTCCGCCGAGGTCGCCGACCTCGACGGTCGACGGCTCGAGCGCCTCACGAGCCACGTCGAGACCACGCTCGAGGGCCTGCGCCACACCACCGACGCGGTCGACGGGCTCTCCCGGTTCGAGGGCGACGACTGGCGAACCCGCGACCAGCGGTCGGAGAAGATCTGGACGGTGTCGACGGCGTGGGGGGCGAACGCGGCGGCGCTGTTCGCCACCCTCTCCGGCGAGGAGCGGTTCTACGGGCACGCTCGAGCGCTTCTCCGCGAACTCCTGCCCGGCGGCAGCCTCTGTCTGGAGTCCGGCTACCTCCCCGAACAGGTGTTCGACGACGGTACCCCCGACAGCGCCACCCCGCTGGGGTGGCCCCACGCGATCCGGCTCGCGACGGTCGCACACCTCTCGTCGGTGGACGAACTCGAGGCGGTCGGAGCGGACGTCTGA